The following are encoded together in the Drosophila biarmipes strain raj3 chromosome 3L, RU_DBia_V1.1, whole genome shotgun sequence genome:
- the LOC108028602 gene encoding protein scylla — translation MKMDVIPTQSIYGSVRGSNKTKDWTSHLSPFDAVEAAVAVMPKKAKTAGGSATATTATSIKHKQPAGSASNHVGQSQSKKTRPSGSYNSNYYYADEEEGVSGYYSMNFDTKAVDELSLRLLDELRAAKSRHLTCTEVSLPCDLTPSVAREIIRVSEKEPCGIRGCTIYIEFEDEPKNSRRIASIKIDPDTVSTFEVYLTLRQDHRGWTSLLPQFMKSLARTITISPEYTITKNKLYSADGLGARRSYSFGSHAHSPSAAIATPTN, via the exons ATGAAAATGGATGTCATCCCCACGCAGAGCATCTACGGCAGTGTTCGAGGATCAAACAAAACTAAAG ATTGGACCAGCCACCTGTCACCCTTCGACGCCGTCGAAGCCGCCGTAGCAGTTATGCCCAAGAAGGCCAAGACCGCCGGGGGCAGCGCCACCGCCACCACAGCCACCAGTATTAAGCACAAGCAGCCGGCGGGCAGCGCCAGCAACCATGTTGGCCAGAGCCAGAGCAAGAAGACGCGGCCCAGCGGCAGCTACAACAGCAACTACTACTAcgccgacgaggaggagggcgTCAGCGGCTACTACTCGATGAACTTCGACACCAAGGCCGTGGACGAGCTGTCCCTGCGCCTGCTCGACGAACTGAGGGCGGCCAAGTCGCGGCATCTGACCTGCACGGAAGTGTCGCTACCCTGTGATCTCACGCCGAGCGTGGCCCGGGAAATCATCCGCGTGTCGGAGAAGGAGCCCTGCGGCATCCGCGGCTGCACCATCTACATTGAGTTCGAGGACGAGCCCAAGAACTCGCGTCGCATCGCCTCGATCAAGATCGATCCGGACACGGTGTCCACGTTCGAAGTGTATCTGACCCTCAGGCAGGATCACCGCGGCTGGACGTCCCTGCTGCCGCAGTTCATGAAGAGCCTGGCCCGCACGATCACCATCAGTCCGGAGTACACGATCACCAAGAACAAGCTGTACTCCGCCGATGGCCTGGGCGCCCGCCGCAGCTATAGCTTCggcagccacgcccacagccCCAGTGCGGCCAtagccacgcccacaaattAA